A DNA window from Comamonas sp. 26 contains the following coding sequences:
- a CDS encoding thiamine phosphate synthase — MDSAEIQALVQALIHQHGAAFGAQRHNDANSVELTPQPVPPALRGEPAYLAALEACSALGFIAVDAETLAQAWQRQSERTNQFDVTHWPDEPRDFGLSGADPALAFAHCPRNLGLYGVLPTAEWVGRMARAGVPTVQLRFKSDDKAAVAREIKAAVDAVKDTGAHLFINDHWQAALDAGAYGIHVGQEDLDVIGHRDLETIRTSGTRFGVSTHGYAEMVRAHAVQPSYIALGAVFPTTLKKMATAPQGLARLAAYVRLMKQYPLVAIGGISEDMFLAVRATGVGSVAVVRALVNAPDPEAAAKHLLERMQAAA, encoded by the coding sequence ATGGACTCCGCAGAAATTCAGGCACTAGTGCAAGCCCTCATTCACCAGCATGGCGCGGCCTTTGGCGCACAGCGGCACAACGATGCCAACTCGGTCGAGCTGACACCTCAGCCCGTGCCGCCTGCGCTGCGTGGAGAGCCCGCCTATCTGGCCGCGCTTGAGGCCTGCAGTGCGCTGGGCTTTATTGCCGTGGATGCGGAGACTCTGGCTCAAGCCTGGCAGCGCCAGAGCGAGCGCACCAACCAGTTCGACGTCACGCACTGGCCCGATGAGCCGCGTGACTTTGGCCTGAGTGGCGCTGACCCCGCGCTGGCCTTTGCCCACTGCCCACGCAATCTGGGCCTGTACGGCGTACTTCCCACTGCCGAATGGGTGGGCCGCATGGCCCGCGCTGGCGTGCCCACGGTACAGCTGCGCTTCAAGTCTGATGACAAAGCCGCTGTGGCCCGCGAGATCAAGGCCGCTGTCGATGCAGTCAAGGACACCGGCGCACACCTGTTCATCAACGACCATTGGCAGGCCGCGCTGGATGCGGGTGCCTACGGCATCCACGTCGGCCAGGAAGATCTGGATGTCATCGGTCATCGTGATCTGGAGACCATTCGTACCTCGGGCACGCGCTTTGGCGTCTCTACCCACGGTTACGCCGAAATGGTGCGTGCCCATGCCGTGCAGCCCAGCTATATTGCGCTGGGCGCGGTCTTCCCCACCACGCTCAAAAAGATGGCCACTGCGCCCCAAGGCCTGGCTCGTCTGGCCGCTTATGTGCGTTTGATGAAGCAGTACCCGCTGGTTGCGATTGGCGGCATCTCTGAAGACATGTTCCTCGCCGTGCGCGCCACAGGCGTGGGCTCAGTCGCCGTGGTACGTGCGCTGGTCAATGCGCCAGACCCGGAAGCTGCTGCCAAGCACTTGCTGGAACGCATGCAGGCCGCCGCTTAA
- a CDS encoding Crp/Fnr family transcriptional regulator: MDEPILSIEEREAINSGRWFSSLSPSLRHDILRCAYVKRYKDGMLICARGEPPEEWIACARGAVRVSSTSITGKQITLTYVEPGIWFGDVAILDGDKRTHDAYAHGETTLMCVSKADFKRILSQHVEFSEAMLRLNARRVRQLYGLVEDLNTLPLRARLAKQLLHLTRSYGVMSLSDSSEIRIGLHLAQEELAQLLGASRQRVNQELKSMEREDVIRIEPGGLIVRDRATLLRIADTDH, translated from the coding sequence ATGGACGAACCAATTCTTAGTATTGAAGAACGTGAGGCGATCAACTCTGGTCGCTGGTTTTCATCCCTTTCGCCCTCTTTGCGGCACGACATTCTTCGATGCGCTTACGTCAAACGATACAAAGATGGAATGCTCATCTGCGCTCGCGGCGAACCGCCCGAGGAGTGGATTGCCTGCGCACGTGGTGCGGTGCGAGTCAGCTCCACCTCCATCACGGGCAAGCAGATCACGCTGACCTATGTGGAGCCGGGAATCTGGTTCGGCGATGTGGCGATTCTGGACGGCGACAAACGCACGCACGATGCCTATGCCCATGGCGAGACCACGCTGATGTGCGTCTCCAAGGCGGACTTCAAGCGCATTCTTTCCCAGCATGTGGAGTTCTCCGAAGCCATGCTGCGCCTGAACGCGCGCCGGGTTCGCCAGCTCTACGGTCTGGTGGAAGATCTCAACACCTTGCCGCTGCGTGCGCGTCTGGCCAAACAGTTGCTGCACCTCACACGCAGCTATGGCGTGATGAGCCTGTCGGACAGCAGCGAGATTCGCATCGGTCTGCATCTGGCGCAGGAAGAGCTGGCACAGTTGCTTGGCGCATCGCGCCAGCGTGTGAATCAGGAACTCAAGTCCATGGAGCGCGAGGATGTGATTCGCATCGAACCGGGCGGCCTCATCGTGCGCGACCGGGCCACGCTGCTGCGGATTGCCGATACGGATCATTAG
- a CDS encoding phosphotransferase, with the protein MSTFDHFVGTRAVSDQHAFDIEVMTAWLSQHVQGFEGPLQVEMFKGGQSNPTYKLVTPGKSYVMRAKPGPVAKLLPSAHAIEREYRVMKGLAGTDVPVPHMYALCEDESIMGRAFYIMEFMEGRVLWDQSLPGMTPEQRAEIYDEMNRVIAALHSVKFADQGLADYGKSGNYFERQIGRWSKQYVASVTQPIPEMDQLMAWLPANMPASARDESRVSIVHGDYRLDNLMFHPTEPRVIAVLDWELSTLGHPLADFSYHCMSWHIPAELGRGIAGLDIAALGIPAEADYIRRYCERTGLQDIATLHRDWNFYLAYNMFRIAAILQGIAKRVEAGTASSAQAKASGDTARPMAELAWSFAQRS; encoded by the coding sequence ATGAGCACTTTTGACCATTTTGTCGGCACCCGTGCGGTGTCCGATCAGCATGCTTTTGATATCGAGGTGATGACCGCCTGGCTAAGTCAGCATGTCCAGGGCTTTGAGGGGCCACTGCAGGTCGAGATGTTCAAGGGCGGCCAGTCCAACCCCACCTACAAGCTGGTCACTCCCGGCAAAAGCTATGTGATGCGCGCCAAGCCCGGCCCGGTGGCCAAGCTGCTGCCCTCAGCCCATGCGATTGAGCGCGAATACCGCGTGATGAAAGGCCTGGCCGGTACCGATGTGCCCGTGCCGCACATGTATGCGCTGTGCGAGGACGAGTCCATCATGGGCCGCGCCTTCTACATCATGGAGTTTATGGAAGGCCGCGTGCTCTGGGACCAGTCCCTGCCCGGCATGACGCCCGAGCAGCGCGCCGAGATTTATGACGAGATGAACCGCGTGATTGCGGCCCTGCACAGCGTGAAGTTTGCCGATCAGGGTCTGGCCGACTATGGCAAGAGCGGCAACTATTTCGAGCGCCAGATTGGCCGCTGGAGCAAGCAATACGTCGCCTCCGTCACCCAGCCCATTCCCGAAATGGACCAGCTGATGGCATGGCTGCCCGCCAACATGCCCGCCAGCGCTAGGGATGAGAGCCGCGTCTCCATCGTGCATGGCGACTACCGGCTGGACAACCTGATGTTCCACCCCACCGAGCCACGCGTGATCGCCGTGCTGGACTGGGAGCTGTCCACGCTGGGCCACCCGCTGGCCGACTTCAGCTACCACTGCATGAGCTGGCATATCCCGGCCGAGCTGGGCCGTGGCATTGCGGGGCTGGATATTGCCGCTTTAGGCATTCCTGCCGAGGCCGATTACATCCGCCGCTACTGCGAACGCACGGGCCTGCAAGACATCGCCACGCTGCACCGCGACTGGAACTTTTACCTGGCCTACAACATGTTCCGCATTGCGGCCATTTTGCAAGGCATTGCCAAGCGCGTGGAAGCCGGAACGGCCTCCAGCGCACAGGCCAAGGCCTCTGGCGACACCGCCCGCCCCATGGCTGAGCTGGCCTGGTCCTTCGCCCAGCGCAGCTAA
- a CDS encoding acyl-CoA dehydrogenase family protein: MDFDYAPKTKDLQQRLLKFMDEYIYPAEKDYAAELLANTAAGKRWTPLETIEKLKPKAQAAGLWNLFLPVDSAEASGYHGAGLTNQEYAPLAEIMGAVPWASEVFNCSAPDTGNMETIARYGSAELKDRWLKPLLEGKIRSAFAMTEPEVASSDATNICTRIERQGDEYVINGHKWWISGAGDPRCAVYITMGKTDPEAARHSQQSMIIIPANAKGIRIVRPLNVMGYDDAPHGHMEMYFENVRVPVGNILLGEGRGFEIAQGRLGPGRIHHCMRLIGLAERALQLMCKRASSRTAFGKTVAQQTVTQERIAEARCKIDMARLLTLKAAWLMDVAGNKVARTEIAMIKVVAPSMACEVIDWAMQVHGGGGMCDDFPLAYAYAAARTLRFADGPDEVHRNAIAKWELGKYGSYGKNAEVPVTRGG; this comes from the coding sequence ATGGACTTCGACTACGCGCCCAAGACCAAGGACCTGCAGCAACGCCTGCTCAAGTTCATGGATGAATACATTTACCCGGCAGAGAAAGACTATGCCGCCGAACTGCTGGCCAACACCGCCGCCGGCAAGCGCTGGACGCCGCTTGAGACCATTGAAAAACTCAAGCCCAAGGCCCAGGCCGCCGGTCTGTGGAACCTGTTTTTGCCCGTAGACAGCGCCGAAGCCTCGGGCTACCACGGAGCAGGCCTGACGAATCAGGAATACGCACCGCTGGCCGAAATCATGGGTGCCGTGCCTTGGGCCTCTGAAGTCTTCAACTGCTCGGCGCCCGACACCGGCAATATGGAAACCATTGCCCGCTACGGCAGTGCCGAGCTGAAAGACCGCTGGCTCAAGCCTCTGCTGGAAGGCAAGATTCGCTCCGCCTTTGCCATGACGGAGCCTGAAGTCGCCTCGTCAGACGCCACCAATATCTGCACCCGCATTGAACGCCAGGGCGACGAATACGTCATCAACGGCCACAAGTGGTGGATCTCCGGCGCAGGCGACCCACGCTGCGCGGTCTACATCACCATGGGCAAGACCGATCCCGAGGCCGCCAGGCACTCTCAGCAGAGCATGATCATCATCCCGGCCAATGCCAAGGGCATTCGCATCGTTCGCCCGCTGAACGTGATGGGCTATGACGATGCGCCCCACGGCCACATGGAGATGTATTTTGAAAACGTGCGCGTGCCCGTCGGCAATATCCTGCTGGGCGAGGGCCGTGGCTTCGAGATCGCTCAGGGTCGCCTTGGCCCAGGCCGCATTCACCACTGCATGCGCCTCATCGGTCTGGCCGAGCGTGCGCTGCAGCTGATGTGCAAGCGCGCCAGCAGCCGCACCGCTTTTGGCAAGACCGTGGCCCAGCAGACCGTAACGCAAGAACGCATTGCCGAGGCGCGCTGCAAGATCGACATGGCCCGCCTGCTGACGCTCAAAGCCGCCTGGCTGATGGACGTGGCCGGCAACAAGGTAGCCCGCACCGAGATCGCCATGATCAAGGTGGTCGCACCCAGCATGGCCTGCGAGGTCATCGACTGGGCCATGCAAGTGCACGGCGGCGGCGGCATGTGTGATGACTTCCCTCTGGCCTACGCCTACGCGGCGGCGCGCACACTGCGCTTTGCCGACGGCCCGGATGAAGTGCACCGCAACGCCATTGCCAAGTGGGAACTGGGCAAGTACGGCAGCTATGGCAAGAACGCCGAAGTGCCGGTGACACGCGGCGGCTAA
- a CDS encoding glycine betaine ABC transporter substrate-binding protein, with amino-acid sequence MKLAHRLLTIALAAWCLLISSLVAAQTPSTEPLRVGSKRFTESYILAEILAQTAQNAGVKTQLRQGLGNTAIVYEALRSGQIDVYAEYTGTIAQEIIKDPAHRNLVELNRALAPMGLAASVPLGFNNGYALAMHRDTARKLGFSQLSDLARHPELRYGLSNEFMGRADGWKGLAQRYQLSATPKGLDHGIAYEAISQRHIDLMDIYTTDAKIDALKLQVLQDDKAYFPHYDAVLLYRTDLPQRQPTAWAALQSLQGRINEAQMIQMNAQAELQGQSFASIARQFLSGAAQPSSIQSQTRSFASQLWQRLVADDLWRLTGQHLLLVLVSVGIAVLIAVPAGIALFPHTRLRALALGAAGVMQTIPSLALLAVLIAAMGAIGRAPALVALTAYSILPILSNTCAGLAEVSPGLRNAGLALGMSRPTLMRWIELPIAMPTITAGIRTACAIAIGTATIAAFIGAGGLGERIVTGLALNDSALMLAGALPAAGLALISELGFELWERSLRRKRRQR; translated from the coding sequence ATGAAGCTTGCCCACCGACTGCTGACCATCGCTCTGGCCGCATGGTGTCTGCTGATCTCCTCGCTAGTCGCTGCACAGACGCCATCCACAGAGCCGCTGCGCGTGGGCTCCAAACGCTTTACCGAGTCCTACATCCTGGCCGAAATACTGGCCCAGACCGCGCAGAACGCAGGCGTCAAAACGCAGCTGCGCCAGGGGCTGGGCAATACCGCCATCGTTTATGAGGCTCTGCGCTCGGGCCAGATTGATGTCTACGCCGAGTACACCGGCACGATTGCGCAGGAAATCATCAAAGACCCAGCGCACAGAAATCTGGTCGAATTGAACCGCGCCCTCGCGCCCATGGGCCTTGCGGCGAGCGTGCCGCTGGGCTTTAACAACGGCTATGCGCTAGCCATGCACCGAGACACAGCACGCAAGCTTGGCTTTAGCCAGCTCAGCGATCTGGCCCGCCACCCCGAGCTGCGCTACGGCCTGTCCAACGAATTCATGGGCCGCGCCGATGGCTGGAAAGGGCTGGCCCAGCGCTACCAGCTCAGCGCCACGCCCAAGGGGCTGGACCACGGCATTGCCTATGAAGCAATTTCCCAGCGGCACATCGATTTGATGGACATCTACACCACAGATGCCAAGATTGATGCTCTGAAGCTGCAGGTGCTGCAAGACGACAAGGCCTACTTTCCGCATTACGACGCCGTGCTGCTGTACCGCACCGACCTGCCACAGCGCCAGCCCACCGCATGGGCCGCGCTGCAGTCATTGCAAGGCCGCATCAACGAAGCGCAGATGATTCAGATGAACGCACAGGCTGAGCTGCAGGGCCAGAGCTTTGCCAGCATTGCCCGCCAGTTCCTCAGCGGTGCAGCGCAGCCCTCGTCGATCCAGTCTCAGACCCGCAGCTTTGCAAGCCAGCTTTGGCAGCGGCTGGTGGCCGACGACCTGTGGCGGCTGACCGGCCAGCACCTGCTGCTGGTGCTGGTTTCCGTAGGCATTGCGGTGCTGATTGCCGTGCCCGCAGGCATTGCGCTGTTTCCGCATACCCGGCTGCGGGCGCTGGCGCTGGGTGCTGCGGGGGTCATGCAGACCATTCCCTCGCTGGCCCTGCTGGCCGTACTGATTGCCGCAATGGGCGCTATTGGACGCGCACCCGCACTGGTGGCATTGACGGCCTATTCCATACTGCCCATTTTGAGCAATACCTGCGCGGGTCTGGCTGAAGTCTCACCCGGACTGCGCAACGCCGGGCTGGCGCTGGGCATGTCCCGCCCTACGCTGATGCGCTGGATTGAACTGCCCATTGCCATGCCCACGATCACTGCAGGCATACGCACCGCCTGCGCCATTGCGATTGGCACGGCCACCATTGCCGCCTTTATTGGCGCTGGCGGACTGGGAGAGCGCATCGTTACCGGCCTGGCCCTGAACGATAGCGCACTGATGCTGGCAGGAGCCCTGCCCGCCGCCGGGCTGGCGCTCATCAGCGAACTGGGGTTTGAGCTATGGGAGCGCTCGCTGCGCCGCAAGCGGCGGCAGCGCTAG
- a CDS encoding methyl-accepting chemotaxis protein, translated as MNFFRNLKLANKLLVSFVLILLISAVSGLYGLVQMERVNATATDLARQWLPAAKNLQDMRYQLQRYRSQTMQHVIAQSTEEMAVYDKSMPKLWDELLQNQQSYSKYVKTDKERTLLAEIGEDLKAYAVQTAKVVDLSHQLLNDDASEILRGDSLKISRGINTRLDALTDINAQATEETNQAGDDLYAAARWWVMALLLGSFVIGVTLAVVVARSISRPLESAVKLAQSVAAGDLSASITVQSKDEVGQLLQALKDMNTSLQRIVGQVRQGTDSIASASSQIASGNQDLSSRTEEQASSLEQTAASMEELTSTVQQNAGNAQQANQLAAAASQVAVRGGATVAQVVQTMSAINDSSRKIVDIIGVIDSIAFQTNILALNAAVEAARAGDQGRGFAVVASEVRTLAQRSAEAAKQIKQLIDDSVAKVQEGGNQVDEAGRTMDEIVMSVRRVTDIMGEISVASHQQTSGIEQVTQAVTQMDQMTQQNAALVEEAAAATDALRGQAAALAETVSFFKLDAQAMPALAPAAHFRKAPVRMTAPAQARPSIKPAGKAAASPAALSASKPVAKPKPASTTAGDDEWETF; from the coding sequence ATGAACTTCTTTCGCAATCTCAAGCTGGCCAACAAGCTGCTGGTGTCTTTTGTGCTGATCCTGCTGATCAGTGCGGTATCGGGTCTGTATGGCCTGGTCCAGATGGAGCGTGTCAATGCCACGGCTACCGATTTGGCACGTCAGTGGCTGCCGGCAGCCAAGAACCTGCAGGACATGCGTTATCAGCTGCAGCGCTATCGTTCGCAGACCATGCAGCATGTGATCGCGCAGTCGACCGAGGAGATGGCGGTCTATGACAAGAGCATGCCCAAACTCTGGGATGAACTGCTCCAGAACCAGCAGTCTTACTCGAAATATGTGAAAACCGACAAGGAAAGGACGCTGCTGGCGGAAATTGGTGAGGATCTCAAAGCCTATGCGGTGCAGACGGCCAAAGTGGTGGATCTATCGCACCAGTTGCTCAACGATGATGCCAGCGAAATCTTGCGGGGCGATTCGCTCAAGATCAGTCGCGGAATCAATACGCGTCTGGATGCGCTGACCGATATCAACGCCCAGGCGACCGAGGAAACCAATCAGGCGGGTGACGACCTTTATGCAGCGGCCCGCTGGTGGGTGATGGCTTTGCTGCTCGGTTCTTTCGTCATCGGCGTGACGCTGGCGGTAGTGGTTGCACGCTCTATCTCGCGTCCGCTGGAATCGGCCGTGAAACTAGCACAGTCCGTGGCGGCAGGCGATCTCAGCGCAAGCATCACAGTGCAAAGCAAGGACGAAGTGGGCCAGCTGCTGCAGGCGCTCAAGGATATGAACACCAGCTTGCAGCGTATTGTGGGTCAGGTGCGTCAGGGCACAGACTCCATCGCCTCGGCCAGCAGTCAGATTGCCAGCGGTAATCAAGACTTGTCCTCGCGTACCGAAGAGCAGGCCAGCTCGCTGGAGCAGACTGCGGCTTCCATGGAAGAGCTGACCTCTACCGTGCAGCAAAACGCGGGCAATGCCCAGCAGGCCAATCAGCTGGCTGCCGCTGCATCGCAGGTTGCCGTGCGCGGCGGTGCCACGGTTGCTCAGGTAGTGCAGACCATGTCGGCTATCAATGATTCGTCGCGCAAGATTGTGGACATCATTGGCGTGATTGACTCCATCGCCTTTCAGACCAATATTCTGGCGCTCAATGCGGCGGTGGAGGCTGCACGTGCAGGCGATCAAGGTCGCGGCTTTGCCGTGGTGGCGTCTGAAGTGCGTACGCTGGCTCAGCGCTCGGCTGAGGCCGCCAAGCAGATCAAACAGCTGATTGATGACTCTGTTGCCAAGGTGCAAGAGGGCGGCAATCAGGTCGATGAGGCGGGCAGAACCATGGATGAAATCGTGATGAGCGTGCGCCGCGTCACCGACATCATGGGTGAGATCTCGGTGGCCAGCCACCAGCAAACCTCGGGCATTGAGCAAGTGACGCAAGCCGTCACGCAAATGGACCAGATGACCCAGCAGAATGCCGCGCTGGTGGAAGAAGCGGCTGCAGCGACGGACGCCTTGCGCGGACAGGCGGCAGCGCTGGCTGAGACCGTGAGCTTCTTCAAGCTCGACGCTCAGGCCATGCCAGCTCTGGCACCGGCCGCCCATTTTCGCAAAGCACCCGTGCGAATGACGGCACCTGCTCAGGCCCGGCCTTCTATCAAGCCTGCTGGTAAAGCAGCAGCCAGCCCGGCGGCTTTGTCTGCCAGCAAGCCGGTTGCAAAGCCTAAACCCGCCAGCACTACGGCAGGTGATGACGAATGGGAGACTTTTTAA
- the prfB gene encoding peptide chain release factor 2 (programmed frameshift) produces the protein MEAERVNSIGNTLQDLSERTADLRRYLDYDAKYERLRTVNASLEDPAVWNDPKKAQELGKEKKSLDNVVLTLEKLTAELADNAELFEMSKEEGDDAGLETIEAETAKLKPLIEELEFRRMFGGEADPLNCFIDIQAGAGGTEACDWASMLLRQYLKYAERKGFKATVEEETPGDVAGIKSATIKVEGEYAYGLLRTETGVHRLVRKSPFDSSGGRHTSFSSLFVYPEIDDSIEININPSDVRTDTYRASGAGGQHINKTDSAVRLTHMPTGIVVQCQDGRSQHSNRDVAWQRLRSRLYDYEMRKRQEEQQKLEDTKTDVGWGHQIRSYVLDNSRIKDLRTNVEVSATQKVLDGDLDVFIEASLKQGL, from the exons ATGGAAGCAGAACGCGTCAACTCTATCGGCAACACCCTCCAAGATCTGTCCGAGCGCACGGCAGATCTCCGGAGGTATCTT GACTACGATGCTAAATACGAACGCCTGCGCACAGTAAACGCCTCGCTGGAAGATCCTGCCGTCTGGAACGACCCAAAAAAGGCACAGGAGCTGGGCAAGGAAAAGAAGTCGCTCGACAACGTCGTGTTGACACTGGAAAAGCTCACCGCCGAGCTGGCTGACAACGCCGAGTTGTTCGAGATGAGCAAGGAAGAAGGCGATGACGCCGGCCTTGAAACCATCGAAGCCGAAACCGCCAAGCTCAAGCCGCTGATCGAAGAACTCGAATTCCGCCGCATGTTCGGTGGCGAGGCCGATCCGCTGAACTGTTTCATCGACATTCAAGCCGGTGCCGGTGGTACCGAAGCCTGTGACTGGGCCAGCATGCTGCTGCGCCAGTACCTGAAGTACGCCGAACGCAAGGGCTTCAAAGCCACGGTCGAAGAAGAGACTCCAGGCGATGTGGCCGGCATCAAGAGCGCGACCATCAAGGTTGAAGGCGAGTACGCCTATGGCCTGCTGCGCACTGAAACCGGCGTGCACCGCCTGGTGCGCAAGAGCCCGTTCGACTCGTCCGGCGGCCGCCACACCAGCTTCTCGTCGCTGTTTGTCTACCCCGAGATTGATGACTCTATCGAGATCAACATCAATCCGTCTGACGTGCGTACCGACACCTACCGTGCCTCTGGCGCCGGTGGTCAGCACATCAACAAGACCGACTCTGCCGTGCGCCTGACCCACATGCCCACAGGCATCGTGGTGCAGTGCCAGGATGGCCGCTCGCAGCACAGCAACCGCGATGTGGCATGGCAACGCCTGCGCTCGCGTCTGTATGACTACGAGATGCGCAAGCGCCAGGAAGAGCAGCAAAAGCTCGAAGACACCAAGACCGATGTGGGCTGGGGTCATCAAATCCGCTCCTATGTGCTGGACAACAGCCGCATCAAGGACTTGCGCACCAACGTCGAAGTCTCGGCCACCCAGAAGGTGCTGGACGGCGACCTGGATGTGTTTATCGAAGCCTCGCTCAAGCAAGGCCTCTGA